In the Arachis hypogaea cultivar Tifrunner chromosome 20, arahy.Tifrunner.gnm2.J5K5, whole genome shotgun sequence genome, AGTCATCAAAGCAACTATGTTTCTACAGTCTACCAGCGAAAGCACTGTCAACGTCAACATTGCCAAACAGAAAACCATCAAAAGCAGAGAAACAGCAAAGACGCAAACTTTTTCGAAATCAAGCAAAAAAATCATCAGCAGAGAACAAGCACCAACATCGAACACTCCCAAAATCGtcaaaggagcaacctttttcagaatcaaacaaagtcATCATTCCAAAGCTTCAACTACAAAAGCATTCACAAAACATGCAAAGTTCTTAAAGTATCAAGAAACAGAGGGAGAAACTACAAGACACACAATGATCAGCAAAAAAGACAGAAAAACCCAAACTTTCTCAAAACAGACACAAAAATGGCATAGAGAAAGATAGAAAGAAAAATTGAACCTGGAGAAATAGAAGAAAGACTGTAAAAGAAAGCCAAAAAGCAGAAGCAAAACCACCCCCCTCGAAGCAGAAATTACGAAGATAGAAGGAGAAATATGGAAATCACCCCTTTCCCACAGAAAGCAGTAACAGAACAGACGTTGCAGGagaaattgcaaaagaaacaaaaaatgagatagtaaagggagaagttacgaagaggagcgaagaagagaaaccgtcttttgattaagaatttcaaaataaaagccaagagagaacGAGGGCAATTAATAACCAATTAatgaaggcattaaaccctctcacgttcccaagaacaaagcgctgatataaaagcgcgcgtttttagaggaaaaacgttctacattcaaaagctctacgtagaaaggaatcgacaaaagtgctcgagttcggcttcgctGTAAAGAAGTTCGAAGTCAAGAAACTCGACTTCAaagcagaagaccgagctcaagcaggggcactgttcataccctgggtcgagctatccgacctgggatgatcgacgacaaagcgaccgacctcttcaggtcaagcggaccgacttcttcttaaagaactcggccaagttgacaggaaagcccataaagggcccaagtagaggaacacgacccaagtccaaaggccgtccaagcctataagagataagggcggttcccttgaagataagctgacctcaactcaaagataaagataagataagataactaacttatcttatctagaaaggtcactctacaactactataaatacactggagcacccaggtataactcatactctgattttacgtaaaacctgtttaatacccatgctaacttaagcatcggagtctcttgcaggtacccccacccttcggtgataaaggatcagcagcacaaccagtccaacaagtcggacacaccaactCCGGTCGCCATTCACAAACCGGACACCTCAGGTTCCGACCAGCACataagatctcgaccgagatcaacCTACAAATTCAGGTAACCCCCGAAACAGCGATAATTTTTAATGTGACAGAATAAGTACTAATTCGTCACCGAATTTCATTATTGGTTAAATGCGTACTAACTCAACATATGGAAATTATTTTCTAGCCTTAGCTTGCATTTCATAGTTGGGGCCTTCAACATGGTATGCTAAGATTTTCGGGCCATTTAAGGCCaacaaaaaaatgaaacaaattttaaaccaaaaagaaaaattgtaaaaaGTCATggcaaaaaaattacaatattaccTTCTGTATATTTCAGAATTCAGACCCCAAAAACAAAATTTCATAATAAAGGTATGAAACCATGTGCTGACAGTCTGACACACAAATAAAAAGTTGACTCCCGAAAGATGTTAGACTTTATCTAAAAGTTAAAGTGTACGAATTAATTTACataaactaaaaatttaattattcatatCACATTTACTAGATTTGGTGATTGTCTTATGTAATGATTACAGATGGTAAATAAATACGTAAACAGCGTATTTACGAGAGGTTGAGATGAACACGGATCTTGACTTGATGTCCTTTTTACTATTTCACCCAGTCAAGAATAAATACGCGCCAATGGAGAAGGGGTAACATGGTAAATGAACAACATGGCATTCAAATTTAGGGTCTGCATTTCATTACAGACGATCATCATCCCTTACACTCCCGCCGTTCTCTGCAAAAATGGCTGCCACTGCTTCCAAACCCTCTTTCCCAGGTTTTCAATCCCTTCAATCATCTTCAACCTCGTCGAAGCAAGCTCTTACTTTCACTAAATTCCCAAACTatccttcttcttcatcacacACCCTCCGAATCACGTGCTCCCTCTCCAACACCAACCCCAAACATAATCCTAAACTCTCCCCTCCGAATGCATCCACCGCCGCAACCAGCTCCCCTTCCGTCGTTGTCGACAATTTCGTTTCCCGATTTGCTCCCAACGAGCCACGCAAGGGCGCTGACATCCTCGTGGAGGCGCTGGAGCGCCAGGGGGTCACCGACGTCTTTGCCTACCCTGGCGGTGCTTCCATGGAGATCCACCAGGCTCTCACGCGCTCATCCACCATCCGGAACGTTCTTCCGCGCCACGAGCAGGGTGGCGTGTTCGCTGCCGAGGGATACGCGCGATCTTCGGGACTCGCCGGCGTCTGCATCGCCACCTCCGGCCCCGGCGCCACCAACCTCGTGAGTGGGCTCGCCGACGCGCTCCTTGATAGCGTCCCGCTCATTGCCATCACAGGCCAGGTCCCCCGCCGCATGATTGGAACCGATGCCTTTCAGGAAACCCCGATTGTTGAGGTAACTCGATCCATCACGAAGCATGCTTaccttgttcttgatgttgatGACATTCCTAGGATTGTGAATGAGGCTTTTTTCTTAGCTATTAGTGGTAGGCCTGGTCCTGTGTTGATTGATATTCCTAAAGATATTCAGCAACAACTTGCTGTTCCCAATTGGGATCAACCAGTTATGTTAAATGCGTACATGTCTAGGTTGCCAAAGGCTCCAAATGAGTCATATTTGGAGCAGATTGTGAGGTTGTTGTTGGAATCTAAGAAGCCGGTTCTGTATGTGGGTGGTGGGAGTTTGAATGCGAGTGAGGagttgaggaggtttgttgagcTTACTGGGGTTCCTGTGGCTAGTACTTTGATGGGCTTGGGATCTTATCCTGTAGGTGGTGAGAATTCGTTGCAGATGCTTGGGATGCACGGGACTGTGTATGCTAATTATGCTGTTGATAAGAGTGATCTCTTGCTTGCTTTTGGGGTGAGATTTGATGATCGTGTGACGGGAAAGCTTGAGGCGTTTGCTAGCAGGGCAAAGATTGTTCACATTGACATTGACTCGGCAGAGATTGGGAAGAACAAGCTTCCCCATGTGTCTGTCTGTGGGGATTTGAAGCTGGCCTTGAGTGGGATCAATAGGATTTTGGAAAGCAGGGGGGTGAAGGGTAAGCTTGATTTTCGGGCTTGGAGGGAAGAGCTGAATGAGCAGAAGCTCAAATTCCCGTTGAGTTACAAGACGTTTGGGGATGATCTTATTCCTCCTCAGCATGCCATTCAGGTTCTAGATGAGCTGACCAATGGCGATGCTATTATAAGCACTGGAGTTGGACAACACCAGATGTGGGCTGCTCAATTTTACAAATACAAGAGGCCTAGGCAGTGGTTAACATCCGGTGGTCTTGGTGCTATGGGTTTTGGATTGCCTGCCGCCATTGGAGCTGCTGTGGCTAACCCCGGCGCTGTTGTAGTTGACATTGATGGTGATGGCAGTTTTATGATGAATGTTCAAGAGCTGGCCACTATAAGGGTGGAGAATCTCCCTATTAAGATCTTGCTGTTGAATAATCAACACTTGGGTATGGTTGTTCAATGGGAGGATCGTTTCTATAAATCCAATAGGGCTCACACCTATCTAGGAGACCCGTCTAAAGAGAATGAGATATTTCCGAACATGCTGCATTTTGCAGATGCTTGTGGTATACCAGCAGCCCGAGTGACCAAGAAGCAAGACCTTAGAGAAGCAATTCAGAAGATGTTGGATACTCCGGGACCTTACCTTCTTGATGTCATTGTACCTCATCAAGAGCACGTGTTGCCGATGATTCCTGCTAATGGATCCTTCGAGGATGTGATAACTGAAGGTGATGgcagaacaaaatattgatatCCTTAGCCAAATTCATCTTGATGGTTGTATTGTATAAATTAGCTTCTAAGTTTTGTAGTTATGTTGGCAATTTTGTAGTCAATTGTTTTTTCTTTTGCTACTAGCTCTACTGTTCGTTAATCAGTGCTGCTAATCATATTATTGGATTTGACTCTTAGATTATTACACAAGTTAGTAAATTGAGGAAGTGTAATGAGCTGCTTTTCAGAATCCATCATCATAAGTTAGAATCCCACAATTATTGACACAGGGCAAGTTCATGATCCCAATGTTGCGAATACTTATTATTCAATAGAATATATAAACTCTATTTAAATAGACTTCATATTTCATATGTCATCCTGTAGCTAATAATGAATGAAGTGAGAACCAAATATTATGCGATTCCAATTCCCTTGCAGCGTTTTCTTTGGCTCTCTCCCAAGTCCTAATTGTATCAAATTGAGGGTGGTTTTTGGCTGCGATGAGTGGAAGCTGCAATGTTGAGTACTCAATGTCAGGGACTCAAATTTTGATGACGAGGAGATTAAAGCCATAGCATATAACAACCCATTGGCTaacgacaaacccttaaatgaaGTTTCGATCTGTCACGGATTAATTCTTAGTCTGTCGAGTTGGAAAATACTGtggaaaacaggaaaaaaaaaaagcttggCTGTAAACTTACCGCCACTTCCTTCTGGAATGAAGTTTATTGACAAATATGAAGTGAATCAACCAGCATGAACCGAAACTTAGATACAAGAAATATATGAAAATGAAACAAAGGGGAGCTGACGTCATTCAATgtcaatatataattatatacataaaatatgaCAAGATTTACATATGGACAAAGAAATTCGGTGTAAAAATCAATTCATTGCGCACTATACGGCAGACTTGAAAATCCTAAAACagtagatatttatttatttatttattttaagtgtTAAGTTATTTAGTACATATATATCCTGTACATTATATTGATTTTTAAGTCTAAGAACCCATAGTAGAATACTAGAATGGTTATGTATCTTATTCTAAGTTAATATTCAAATGGAGTAAATAGTTAAATTGGTTCCTAAAAAATAACTCGATCtctaaattaattttcgaaagatTAAATTAATGAAAATCGTCcttgaaagatttaaaattaatcatattagTCCCCCCGTCTATTCTGTTACTAAAGACGACGTTAAATTTTATTGACGTGGCACGTTAACTTCACAACTCAACTCGAATTCGGATCCTACCTGCATCAAACCAAACCCAAACCCAACAAGGAATATGATTTCCTTCTTCCCACATTCAGCAGCATCTTCGTCTTCTACCTGAAACTCCACCACGCCGCCGCCCTGCAAGGTGTTCCACGTCGTCAACGTTCCTCTACCACAACGCCACCGCGCCTTGCCCGCAGTTTCTCTCTGACGTGAATAGGTAGTTGCTGCTTCGCTGAACCCCGTCCGCCTAATGTCGCAGAGATCGTCGTCACTGCACCGTCCAACTCCTGTCCGTCCTCTTCTTCAGTTACTGTCGCTGGCTTCTGGTAGAAGTAGAACATGGTCTCTTCTTTCGCTGCAACTTGCACCGATTTGCTCTGCTTGCGTCGGTCTTCCTCTGTACTCTTCCATGGACGCCGCCAAGTTGAaacatgtaacaccctaccacacggagctttacgcttaagccgtaaaacagaggtggtgtggtattacgacctctaaaataaaatgtgtacatataatagcagaaagaatataataaactaggagcgTTAAAGAACAGatgaaataaaaatcgcgaaacAAAAGCGCATCGCTCAGAAAATGAGCTAACTTGCGTACTAAGAAAACTATAGCTATCAAGC is a window encoding:
- the LOC112782285 gene encoding acetolactate synthase 3, chloroplastic: MAATASKPSFPGFQSLQSSSTSSKQALTFTKFPNYPSSSSHTLRITCSLSNTNPKHNPKLSPPNASTAATSSPSVVVDNFVSRFAPNEPRKGADILVEALERQGVTDVFAYPGGASMEIHQALTRSSTIRNVLPRHEQGGVFAAEGYARSSGLAGVCIATSGPGATNLVSGLADALLDSVPLIAITGQVPRRMIGTDAFQETPIVEVTRSITKHAYLVLDVDDIPRIVNEAFFLAISGRPGPVLIDIPKDIQQQLAVPNWDQPVMLNAYMSRLPKAPNESYLEQIVRLLLESKKPVLYVGGGSLNASEELRRFVELTGVPVASTLMGLGSYPVGGENSLQMLGMHGTVYANYAVDKSDLLLAFGVRFDDRVTGKLEAFASRAKIVHIDIDSAEIGKNKLPHVSVCGDLKLALSGINRILESRGVKGKLDFRAWREELNEQKLKFPLSYKTFGDDLIPPQHAIQVLDELTNGDAIISTGVGQHQMWAAQFYKYKRPRQWLTSGGLGAMGFGLPAAIGAAVANPGAVVVDIDGDGSFMMNVQELATIRVENLPIKILLLNNQHLGMVVQWEDRFYKSNRAHTYLGDPSKENEIFPNMLHFADACGIPAARVTKKQDLREAIQKMLDTPGPYLLDVIVPHQEHVLPMIPANGSFEDVITEGDGRTKY